TTTGGCTTCGTATTCCTTGCGCGCCGTGATGTCGACGGAATAAATGCTGATGCCTTCCTCGCTGGGCTGTACGCGGATGTCATACCATGCGGTCTGGCCGTCGCTGTATGTAAAAAGATTTTCAAAACGTGACGCCATGCGTAGGTCCATCGCCAGCAACAGATTTTTAAATAGGGGCGTCTCATCGATTCCGGGAAATACAACGGTCATCTTCCTGCCAATCAGTTCTTCGCTGCGCTTCCCCGATTGCCGTATGGCTTCGTCGTTCATATAAACATACCGCCAGGATCGGTCGAGTGTCTGGATGCCCTCGGGCAGAACGTTTACAGATTCGGGATAGGAGGGCATAGCTTACTGAAATTGTTCGCAATGTATGTAAGCTGAGATGTTTTAACAAATGTTTATGTGCTTTAAATCAAAAAATGAGGTGAAATAGTGAAATTATGCGAAATAATATCATTATAGGAAGAAATATCTTACGTTAAATATGATATCGGTTTTGCGGATTGATTAAAATACAAACTTTATGGATTTAAGCATAACACCGCCTGTCATTTGAAATTTAATTTTGCTGTAAACTCAAACGGAAGATTATTATGAAAACGCCACACACATACAATGGGTTCGAAGAATTGGAACACCTGATGGTCAACGCTGCGACTACAGATGCGGCACACGAGGGTGATGTAGCTGCCCATACCCATGAAGACTGGGACGTCTTTTTTCCGGACACTGCATTTTAACAGCGTGATTCTTTTTAGCAATTGTTGAACGAGCCTCGTAGCAGGGCCAGGCGCTAACGTTCCTGGCTTTCATTGCCGGCAACCGGAAGCATCGTCTCAGGGATCTTTCCGTCGGCCAGCAGTTGCCTGCCCGCTTCTTCTGCTCTGAGATACTCTTCCTTTTTGGTCAGAGACGCATCACGGAATTTCTTGAAAAGGGTTTCGTGCTCGTAGATTTCCTTCCATTCAGCCGCATCGCTTTCCTTGGCAAACATCTTGGTAATAATCTTATGCGATGCCGTGTCATAATCGGGTCGGATGACCTGTGAAATCTCTGTGCTGATGTGTTCGGGCTGTGCCAGGCAAATGCCTGATAGCAATAAAAGGATTAAAGAAAAATTCGTTTTCATCGTGCTGCGGTTTTATTGGCAGCAGGTCAGTGCAGGTAGTTTGGTAGCGCCAAGTTACGAATAATATACACTCAATAGTGTTAAACTGAGCAACAGGGCATGATGAATGAGTAAATCGGATGCGCGGGCGAGTATGTCGGTGCTCCTAATGTCGGTATGCTTTGTCTGCTACACCTTTACAGTTTTCCATTTCCCCCGCTTAAACAGGATAAAACTCGCTATTGTAATGCCTGTCTCGGCAATGGGCAACGCCAAAAACACGCCGCGCGGCCCCATCCCGTAGTGCTTTGCCAGCACATAGGCGAGCGGAATCTGGAACAACCAGAATCCCACTAAGTTGACTAATGTAGGGGTCCAGGTGTCGCCGGCGCCGTTAAACGCATTGATCATCACCATACCGATGCCATAAAAGACATAACCACAGGCAATGATGCGCACTGCCTCGACAGCATAGTCCCGTACCAGCGGATCATTTGTAAAGGAATCAACAAGGAATCCGGCGCCCAGCAGCGAGACCAGCATCACTGCCAGCATATACATCACATTGTACTTCGCCGTCTTCAATACGGATTCTTCCGCGCGTGCAATCTCTTTGGCTCCGAGGTTCTGTCCTACCAGCGTCGCCGCCGCGTTGCTGAGGCCCCAGGCCGGCAGCAGGAAAAACATCATCAACCGCATGGCGGTCTGGTATCCGGCAGAACCATGGTCGCCGCCGGTCCTCGCCACAAGTTGCGCTAGGAAAATCCAGCTGCACGAGGCGATGACAAATTGCAATACGGCAGGCGAGGCAATCTTCACAATTGAACGGATAATGTCGGGACTGGGTTTGAAGTACGACAGCGCCACCTTAAGCGCACTGTTGCCGTTAAACAGGTGATAGAGCTGATAGGTCACCCCAATGCTGCGGCCCAGCGTAGTGGCTATTGCGGCGCCTGTAAGTCCGAATGCCGGGACAGGCCCCAGCCCATTGATGAATATCGGGCAAAGGATAATGTTACTCAGGTTAGCAATCCAAAGGCTTTTCATCGCAATTGCGGCATTGCCGGCGCCCCGGAAAATTCCGTTAATCAGGAAGAGTAACATGATGACGAGACTGCCGCCAATCATGATCCGGATGAACGGTGTGCCCTGTACGGCGGCTTCAGGACCTGCGCCCATGAGTTTGAGGATATCGGTACCGAAATACACGCCCAACCCGCTGATCACGACGTTAATAAGGATCGCAATAAGTATCGCCTGCATACCCGCACGCGCTGCTGCTTCGGGGTCCTTCTCTCCGATACGGCGCGCCACCACTGCGGTCGCCGCCATGCTGATCCCGATGGCCAGCGAATAGACAATCGTGAGTACCGATTCGGTGAGTCCAACGGTCTGAACGGCGAAGCTGCTGTTCTCCAGGTGCCCTACAAAATACAGGTCGACCAGAGCAAATACCGATTCCATGCACATTTCAAGCATCATCGGGATGGCGAGAAGGATGACCGAAAGCCGGATGCTGCCCGTCGTATAATCAATTGTTTCGCCTTTCAGCGATTTTTTTATCACAGAAAATATAGCGGTTATGGTCCCTGTGAGCGGTCTTTTTTGTTTCATCGGACAAATATATCTTTTTTATAAAAAAAACAGGCCCATGAAAATGAGCCTGCCGGTTTCTAAACCGATTGTATATTTAATTGTCCATATTCCCGCGGTCGATATGGTTGTCAGGGTGGCTGTTCGGATAGCGGTTGGTCGCTGTATCAGCATTCCGGTCCTTGTTTTCCACCTGCGATCGCATATCGCCATCGTAGGATTTGGTGTGGCCGCCGGCATGAGGACTGTCGTTTCTCTCATCGGCATCGCTGTTCCTCGCCCGTTTCACGTGGTGTTCGTTGCCCTGCTCGTCGGTTTCGGTTTCGTGTTTCAGCCTGGCCTCTGCG
The nucleotide sequence above comes from Flavobacterium magnum. Encoded proteins:
- a CDS encoding MATE family efflux transporter, which produces MKQKRPLTGTITAIFSVIKKSLKGETIDYTTGSIRLSVILLAIPMMLEMCMESVFALVDLYFVGHLENSSFAVQTVGLTESVLTIVYSLAIGISMAATAVVARRIGEKDPEAAARAGMQAILIAILINVVISGLGVYFGTDILKLMGAGPEAAVQGTPFIRIMIGGSLVIMLLFLINGIFRGAGNAAIAMKSLWIANLSNIILCPIFINGLGPVPAFGLTGAAIATTLGRSIGVTYQLYHLFNGNSALKVALSYFKPSPDIIRSIVKIASPAVLQFVIASCSWIFLAQLVARTGGDHGSAGYQTAMRLMMFFLLPAWGLSNAAATLVGQNLGAKEIARAEESVLKTAKYNVMYMLAVMLVSLLGAGFLVDSFTNDPLVRDYAVEAVRIIACGYVFYGIGMVMINAFNGAGDTWTPTLVNLVGFWLFQIPLAYVLAKHYGMGPRGVFLALPIAETGITIASFILFKRGKWKTVKV